Below is a window of Hydrogenovibrio crunogenus DNA.
GTGCATGCTATTATTCTGCGCTTGTGTGTTTTATATAAAAAAGGGTTTTTTTGTGAGAGCTAATCACGCACTTTGGGGTGTTTTTTTACCTGTCTTTTTGGGGCTAAGTGGTTGTCTTCCTTCGGAGATGACTGTGAAAAAAGCACAGTTGGATTCAATAGATCAGCGCTTGACCAAGCTTGATCAAACTCTAATTCAAAGGGATCAAGCGCATTTTAAACTGGTTGGAGACTATCAGACTTCGGTTGAGAAACAACAAGCGGTGTTGAAAAAAATTGAAGCGGATGTCTCGTCATTGAAAAAACAGATGGCAGCCGAAGCAGAAAGCCGTGCCGAAAAAAAGACCCAAACCCGCCCAACAGATACTAAACAAATAAAGAATCAATCAGGTTATTTATATGTAGGTGACAAGCTGGTCATCGGTGAAATTGAAGATATATATCTAAGACCTGTGAACCTTGAACTTGAAGGACGAATCGATACGGGGGCACAAACTTCTTCTTTAGATGCACAGAATTTAACAGTTTTTGAGCGTGATGGTAAAGAGTGGGTGAAATTTAACTTTGTGGATCGTCAAACGAAAGAGGTTCATGAAATTGAGCGTCCTGTGAGCCGGTTTGTGTTGATTATTCAATCCAATACACAAGAGAAGGATCGTCGCCCAGTCGTGGCTTTTAACTTAACCATTGGTAATGTGTCGCAAGTGGTGGAGTTCACGTTAACCGATCGTTCTCATTTAGATTTTTCAGTGTTGATCGGCCGAAACGTATTAAAAGATTTGATGTTGGTTGATATCAGTAAACAAAAAATTGCCCCGCCTGAAATTTCATCTCCGCAAAAAGAGAGTGCTCATTAATGTCTCGTTCTTCATTTTATATTTTTATTGTTTTGTTAGTGGTGATTGGGTTGCTAACCGCTTGGATGCGGCATGTTGATA
It encodes the following:
- a CDS encoding ATP-dependent zinc protease family protein, with the protein product MRANHALWGVFLPVFLGLSGCLPSEMTVKKAQLDSIDQRLTKLDQTLIQRDQAHFKLVGDYQTSVEKQQAVLKKIEADVSSLKKQMAAEAESRAEKKTQTRPTDTKQIKNQSGYLYVGDKLVIGEIEDIYLRPVNLELEGRIDTGAQTSSLDAQNLTVFERDGKEWVKFNFVDRQTKEVHEIERPVSRFVLIIQSNTQEKDRRPVVAFNLTIGNVSQVVEFTLTDRSHLDFSVLIGRNVLKDLMLVDISKQKIAPPEISSPQKESAH